The stretch of DNA CTATAATTACACGCACCTTTTTGATGACATCCCCTTCTGACCTCTGCCTGGTTCGTGCCTCATTCAGCCGGGCCTCTGCGGCCTGCCTTACGCTAAACGCATCTGCACAGGCCTTATCCTTTTCAGGCAGAATCGCGATTGCGCCATCAAGCTCTTTTGTCTCATTGTCCTGCTGTACGCGCAAAGTAGCCACTTTAATGTAATCGCCTTCAAGACTGAAAACCTTGCCGGATTTGTCCAGCTTTTTTGATTCCGGCTCAAACGCGTGACGGCGTTTCTCGAAATCCTGCTGTTTCTTGTCCAGTTCTCCCAGTTCTTTCTCCAGGGCAACCATCCCCTCGATCCAGGTCAGGGCCTTCTCCACTTCCTTCATTTTCCCGGCAAGTTCGGTTTCCTGCCTCTGCTTTTCTGTTAGACCGGTCTGCAAATCCCTCTCTTCATCTTCGCTTAAAACCTGGATTCCTTTCAGCTCGGCCTGCAATATCTCAAGTTTGTTGTGTTCTTCCGTACGGCGTTGATGAACTTTCACGGATATCTGGCTGTAGATTTCGGTCCCGGTGATCTGCTCCAGGATGGGCGCCCGCTCGTCGGGAGGGGCCTGGAGAAAGGCCGCGAACCCCCCCTGGGCCAGCAGCATCGAACGGGTGAAGCGCTCAAAATCCATACCCGTGGCCTTCTCTATAAATTCGCCCACCTGGTTTATCTTTGATTCCAGGATGGCACCGGAATCGGCATCGGCTATTTCATGCTTTGCCTGTTGTAATGCACCATCAGATCTTTTCCGGGCGCGATACTGGCTCCAGTGGCAGCGAAACCGGCCCTTCTGCGTCTCGAATGTCACCTCGGCAAAGCATTCACCCGTTTGGCGCGACATGATTTCGTTGCTGCTTTTCGTAACCTTATCCAGGCGGGGCGTCCGGCCGTAAAGCCCGAGGCAGATGGCGTCCAGGATGGTCGTCTTTCCTGAGCCTGTAGGGCCTGTGATTGCAAATATACCGCCAGACGAATAGTCCGGGTGGGTAAAATCAACCTGCCATTCGCCCGTGAGTGAATTAAGGTTCTTGAACCGAACACCCAGTATCCTCATGCCATGTTCTCCTATTCGGCTAAGGCGTCTTCGTCATGCAAAGAGGCGATGATTTCCTGATATGCGCTCAAAAGCTCCTGCCGCTGATCCTCCGGGACTTCGTGCGATTCAAGGCAGCGTTTAAACACGTCTGTTGCATCCAGATCGTCGAGTGTTTCATCCACATCCATTCCGCTCATGGCGCGTTCCAGCACCCGGTTGTTCTTGACGCGGAGGATCTCTATGCCGGTCCCTTCGATTGCCTCATCCAGGCGCTCGCGGAGGCTGCCGGCTATCTCATCTCCTTCATATACTATCTCCAGCCAGGCGTTGCTCCCCCCGGACTTTAGTTCTTCGATATTTCGTGCGATGGCTGGCCAATCCCCTTGCAGGGTCTTCAGTTCCTGGAACCTGGGTACTGGAATAGTTGTGACATTGGGCGCATTTCCCGAAAATTCCACGAGGACCACGCTCTTTTCCTGTTCAGCTTCCCCGAAGCCGATGGGCAGGGGTGAACCTGAATAGCGTATGAAATCTGAACCGCCCACCGTTTGAGGAATATGAAGATGCCCCAAGGCAAGGTAATCGATATGTTCGGGAAACACATCTGTTTTGACCTTTAAAAGGGAGCCGATATACAGTTCGCGCACCCCATCGCCATCAATGGTCTGGCCGCCTGCTGTGAACAGATGCCCCATGGCGATAATCGGAACGGGCTTTTTCAGCGTGGAGCGTTTCTGTTCGGCCGCCTCATACACCATATGGTAATGAGCCCTGATCCCTTCAATGATTTTCCTCTCCTTGTCCTCAATGCTCTCTCCGGCCTCGGCAGTGCGGATATCGCGGTCTCTGAGATAAGGGATGGCGCAGACAATAAGCTGCGGCTCATGATCCAGCCCGGCAAGCACGAGCAGTTCATCTTCAGGAGAATCGGATGCGCAACCCACGACATGGATGTTCAGAAATTGCAGTAGTTCCCTGGGTGCATTTAAAAAAGACGGCGAATCATGATTTCCTGCCGTGACCACCACATGACGGTTTGGAACGGCTGCCACACGGTACAGGAAACGATAATACAACGCCTGTGCATGGTTGCTGGGCGTGCTGTTGTCGAACACGTCCCCCGCCACGAGCAGCACATCGATGTTTTCGTCCTCCATAAGTCCAGCCAGCCAGTTAAGGAACGTTTCGAGTTCCTCGTATCTCTTGCGGCCATACAGAGCGCGGCCGATATGCCAGTCGGAGGTGTGGAGAAGCTTCATGTCTTATCCTTTTTTGTGTTTGTAGAAACCCGATCCGGTCACAGGACTTCTTGCCATGGCCCTCCGGGCGGCCAAGACTTGTTAAAGGATTCACCTAGGGCCACTGCCCTGACAGGCGGCATGACAAATGCCACGATGAACGTGACTGCCTCGGCAAGACTGACGTCTCCCCGCAGCCCTGCCCGGTTCAAAAATGCACGCCACTGCCGGAGCTTCTGAGCGTCTCCCGAAAACTCCGCTGTCAACGCCAGTGGCATGTCAAACGGGATGAAGGTATTCCTGCGTTCAAAGGTTTTCGCTATTGCACTTGTCAACGTCGTTCCATCGAAATCGAACATCCGGCCAATCGTCCACAGGTCATGGAAATCCTTCATGCGGCTGTTGGCGATACCAAGCTGCACCATTGCCTGAAATTTTTCCGCAACCACGGTTTCCCGCGGGTAGACGCGTAAATGGGGCGCAGGCAGGTCAAGCAGAGTTGGAAAATCAGCAAATGCGGTATCAGGGGTGACCGCATCCCCAAAACCGATGTCTACCTGTACATGAATTCGTGCACCGTCCAGGTCGGCATTGATTCTCACCCTGACGCCGCCATATTCCATCTGGTCTCTGATATCCTCGGCCTGTACACTTGCCGGCCCGAAATGGATGCCGTCATCTTCCACATCTGTCAGACAGACGGCACGGATTGTCCCGACAATCGTTTCGATGTCGTTTTCACCGAAACCGAGGAGATCAATATCACGGGTTTGCCGATACGACGGCATCCCCCAGACGGGGAAAAGCATGGCTCCCTTTAGGATAAACCGGTCGCGATATTCCGACCTTCCGAGGCGATAGAGAAAGCGCTCCAGTCCATAACGGGTCAGCATGAGATTAAAGTCGATTTGCCTTTCCCTGGATAGGTCAAGTAGTCGCTGTCGAACCGATGCAGCCATGTTTGTTCTTTTTGCCAGCGTCATAGGGTAATGGCATCCAGGTATGGCCGAATCACGTTGCTTACCCGACAGATTTTCGCGTTACGCCACACCTCGTCCACCGTGCAGCAACGCTTTTTCAGACATTCACGTAGGGATTCAAGAGCAACATCGAGCCCGATTTTGTTTCGATATTTAAAGCAATCGGCTACCGTCTTGGCCGGACTGTAGACCTTGATCGTCACACCATTCACCTTGTGTCTCTCCACCCCTTTGCTGAAGGCTTGACCGGAGAATCGAACAATACGGATCGGCAGGTCGGTTTGAGGTTTACGCGCCTTCGCGTCAATCGCCAGCCAGATTTCAAAAGGCGCCTGTGTAGTGAGGTCGTGATAGCGCAGGGCGGAAAGAAGGCAGACAACCCCATGCGGTACGCGCTTGCATACCTCCATCATTGTTATCTGTTCGTTTGCAGTTGACTTTGCCATACGGTATAGACCATGGCCAACCCGTTCTACATGCCCGGCACGGTGAAGACGCTGGAGTGCAGCACGCGGAATTCCATGCTGCTCAAGATCGCGCGGACGAAGCACGCCCCTTTTTTTCACGAGATCAATGACCTTTTTCTTATGCTCCTGATTCTGTCTCATAGAGATTCCTTGTTACGAAACGTCGGTAGTCGTATATATATACCGACGTTTCGTAACAATCAATCGATATTTGCTTTGACATGGGCTTTCCCGCTGTGCTATCAAAAGATTACAAAGATATACATATAATCAAGCCCGTATCGGCAACATTGCCTCATCTTGTGAATAAGAATAGGTGGGGTTATTATCATGCGGAATATATGTCCCCATGGAGTGCCAATGCTGTACGGCCGTTTTACCTTTGCCAGTGAGTTGAGTGCTGAGGCAGTTCTGCCGCCCTTTAAAGGTTCGACATTTCGCGGGGCCTTTGGGGTAGCGCTGAAGCGGGTGGTCTGTGCCCTGCGAAGACAGGAATGCCCGGACTGCTTATTGAACAGCCGCTGCGTCTATGCCTTCTTTTTTGAGTCCCCTCCTCCAAATCCCTTCGTAATCGAACCACCTTTGACCACCCAGACCCGCTTCTTGCCCGGCGAGGCCTTTGATTTTACACTCCTGCTTTTTGGGCGTGCCGTCGAGTATCTACCCTATTGCGTCTATGCGTTTGACCGGATGGGGCAAACCGGGATCGGGAAACGCGTCAACGGAAGGCGCGCAGGCTTTGTGCTTAAGGCGGTCGGGTCGGGACTTGGCGGGGAGACGATCTATTCTTCTCAAGACCGGCGACTTCAAGGGATGAACTTTTCCTCCGAACTCACGCTGCCTGAGCCACCGGTCGCCGACATCCGACGAATAACTATACAATTGGAAACCCCTTTGCGGGTAAAGCAAGAAAATCATCTTACAGCCGATCTGCCCTTTCACACCCTCATTCGGGCCGCACTTCGGCGCATTTCTTCGTTGTTTGCTTGCTACGGGGCAGGAGAACCGAACTTGGACTATAGGGGCATGGTTGAGCGGGCGCAGGCCGTCGAGATCGTCGAGGCCGATCTCAGATGGTTGGACTGGGAGCGCTACTCAAACCGCCAGGAAACGAGAATGCTCATGGGCGGCATGTCAGGAAGCATCACCTATTCAGGAGAGCTTCGAGAGTTTCTGCCCGTGCTTCGCGTCTGCGAGGAAGTACACCTGGGGAAACAGACCACCTTCGGGTTGGGGAAGATTGAGATAATCGAAGACGAGTTTCAGTAGTTTCAAGTTGCAGGAGTTTAAGAGTTGAAGAAAAACGCAGCCTTTGCGCCTTTGCGGTGAATGAGAAATGAAGAATATCCTGCTTGCCGTATGCGGTCTTAGCCCGCAGGTTATCACGGAAGCGCTTTACGCCCTGCACCAGGAGGGGAGGCGGGTCGATGCTATTCGGGTCATTACCACCCGGAGCGGAAAAGATATAATTAATGCCGCCCTGCTTTCACCTGTTGATGGCAGGTATTACCAGTATCTTCGTGAATACGGGATAGACCCGGGACAAATAGACTTCCATGCGGGTCATGTCTATACGGTAACCGACGAAAACGGCCAGGAAATAGACGACATCGGAGACGAGGACGACAACGAGCTTGTCCTTAAGAAATGCCTCGATATCACATTCGACCTTACACGTGATCCTGAAACTGCCGTGTTTTTCCTGGTCGCGGGTGGCCGGAAGACCATGAGTTCTTGTCTGACCCTCGCTGCCCAGATGTATGGCCGGAAGCAGGATCGCATATACCACGTACTTGTATCCCCCGAATTCGAGAGCAATCGTGACTTCTTCTACCCGCCCGCAAAACCGGTCAAGATTGAACTCAAGGACAAAAACGGAGAGAGGTTTACAAAAAGCACGAGCTATGCCAGGATCAATCTGATTTCCATGCCGTTTGTTTCTATTCGACAGAGGCTCTCCAGTGAGCGGCTGAAAACACCGCAGGACCCGGCCAGCCTGATGCTCTCCATTGTCCGCGAAGCAAAACCAATTTTGACGGTAAACATACCGGACAAGAAGTTGATCTACAAAGGCATGGAACTTGACCTGCCGCCGGCGCTCTTGACCCTTTATGCCTTTTTTGCCATGCAGAAGAAAGACTGCCGCCTGGAGAAAACCTCCTGCCGGTCCTGCTACGATTGCTTTTTGAGCATTCAGGACGTCTATGCCGGTCAGGAAAAAATAACCGAACTCTACCACCGTATGATTGGAAACACTCTGCCTTTGGTTCAGGCTGATAAAGGGATATTCAATCTTCAAGCGGAGGATTTTAATGCCTACAAGTCCAAGCTAAGAAAAAAGATCGGGCAGCGCTTCGGCCTCCATATACTGCCTAAAATCGAGATAACCTCCATCGGCCAGAAGCCGGACACCAGGCATGGGATACTGCTGGATAAGAGCCTGATACGGATAGTGCTGTAAAGGTGAACCCTGGCAACGTTGCCAGGGTTGAACTCTGCCGTATGGAAATTGTAACATGAGTCGGAAGACATAAGCTTTGAGAGCGAGGGGCAAAATGGGCTTTGATCAAAGGGAATATCAAACCGTGGTGCTGGGTGCGCTGATGCATGATATGTGGAGGGATTGATGGATATGAACATCTACAAAATAGCAATAGCAGCATTTTTGCACGACATAGGAAAATTTGCAGAGCGGGCCGGTGCTGCATTCAACGTAAGTCCCGACTTTATCAGCGGAAACATGGACCTTTATCAGCCCCACTTTCAGGAACAGTACACGCACAAACACGCACTATATACAGCAGCCTTTATCGATCACATCGAGAAGTTGTTGCCCAGGGAGTTCAACAGAGATGAATGGGGGCTGGGGGATTCCTTCATAAATCTTGCGGCCGGGCACCATAAGCCCGAAACACCCCTGCAATGGGTTATAGCGATGGCAGACAGGGTAAGCAGCGGTTTTGACCGCGATGAGTTTGAGAATTACAACAAGGAGAAATCTGACAAGGGGATAGCATTCAGGGATTATAAGAAGACGCGGCTCTTAACAATCTTCGAGGGGATCTCGCCGGACGGTAACTGGAAGGAAGATAATCTCGAATCGTACAGATTTAGATATCCACTCAGAGAGCTGTCGCCCGAGAACATCTTTCCAGTGGATGATCCTGAATACAGGAAACTAGATGGTGAACAGGCATCGAAGGAATACGAGGAGCTGTTCTTCAACTTCATCGCATCGCTGGAAAAGCTTGAACACAGGCGAAACATCCCACTATGGTTCGAGCACTTTGACAGCCTGTTTATGATTTATGCGTCCCATATCCCTGCCGCAACGGTGGGCAAGGTGGTGCCGGATGTCTCTCTTTACGACCATTCACGGACAACGGCGGCACTGGCTTCCGCCATTTATCTCTATCATCTCCATAGCAATAGCCTGGAGGTGGGAAAGATTACCGATTATGACAACAAGAAGTTCTTGATCGTAACCGGAGATTTCTATGGGATTCAGAATTTTATCTTCTCCGAAGGCGGAAGCACGAATAAGGCCTCTGCCAAGCTCTTAAGAGGTCGTTCATTTGCCGTGTCTCTCCTTTCCGAACTTGCCGCCGACATGTTATGCAGGCAGATCGGTTTGACTTTCATCTCGGTCGTTTTGAATGCAGCCGGAAAGTTTACCGTGATCGCTCCCAATACAGAAAAAACCAAGGACGGCATAAAGGGTGTGGAAGACAAGATCAATGACTGGCTGGTTTCCCGATTTTTCGGAGAATCCGCTTTTGGTCTGTCTTACGTGGAGGCATCTTGTAACGATTTCACATCGAAAAAGTTCGGGGAACTGTTGGAAAGGCTGGCCAAGACATCGGAGGAAAAGAAATTCAACAAGATCGATCTCGAAAAGTACGGCGGCGCGGTGCACGGCTATCTTGACCGGTTCAATAACAATCTGTCCAGTAAGCTCTGCCCGTTTTGTCATAAACGGCCATCGAGTCCGGAAGCAGAAAATGATAAGTTACTGAGCGACAAGGGATCAGCCTGCAAAGTATGCCGGGACCACATTTATATCGGCACACGTCTTGTGAGGACGTCGAGAATTGCCGTGACGACAATAGACGCAGAGATCCCCGGCCCCAAACTCTTGGATCCACTATTTGGAGACTACCAGGTCTCTCTCAATGTTGACGGAAAACTGGACAAATTGGCCGAGAAGGGAGTTCTGCTCAAGTACTGGGATATCTCGTTGCCACAGAATGGGAGAATAGCCAAGGACATAACCGCCAAATTTGTAAATGGCTATGTGCCTAAGTACGAGCAGGAA from Thermodesulfobacteriota bacterium encodes:
- the csm6 gene encoding CRISPR-associated ring nuclease Csm6; its protein translation is MKNILLAVCGLSPQVITEALYALHQEGRRVDAIRVITTRSGKDIINAALLSPVDGRYYQYLREYGIDPGQIDFHAGHVYTVTDENGQEIDDIGDEDDNELVLKKCLDITFDLTRDPETAVFFLVAGGRKTMSSCLTLAAQMYGRKQDRIYHVLVSPEFESNRDFFYPPAKPVKIELKDKNGERFTKSTSYARINLISMPFVSIRQRLSSERLKTPQDPASLMLSIVREAKPILTVNIPDKKLIYKGMELDLPPALLTLYAFFAMQKKDCRLEKTSCRSCYDCFLSIQDVYAGQEKITELYHRMIGNTLPLVQADKGIFNLQAEDFNAYKSKLRKKIGQRFGLHILPKIEITSIGQKPDTRHGILLDKSLIRIVL
- a CDS encoding type IV toxin-antitoxin system AbiEi family antitoxin domain-containing protein; this translates as MRQNQEHKKKVIDLVKKRGVLRPRDLEQHGIPRAALQRLHRAGHVERVGHGLYRMAKSTANEQITMMEVCKRVPHGVVCLLSALRYHDLTTQAPFEIWLAIDAKARKPQTDLPIRIVRFSGQAFSKGVERHKVNGVTIKVYSPAKTVADCFKYRNKIGLDVALESLRECLKKRCCTVDEVWRNAKICRVSNVIRPYLDAITL
- a CDS encoding AAA family ATPase; this translates as MRILGVRFKNLNSLTGEWQVDFTHPDYSSGGIFAITGPTGSGKTTILDAICLGLYGRTPRLDKVTKSSNEIMSRQTGECFAEVTFETQKGRFRCHWSQYRARKRSDGALQQAKHEIADADSGAILESKINQVGEFIEKATGMDFERFTRSMLLAQGGFAAFLQAPPDERAPILEQITGTEIYSQISVKVHQRRTEEHNKLEILQAELKGIQVLSEDEERDLQTGLTEKQRQETELAGKMKEVEKALTWIEGMVALEKELGELDKKQQDFEKRRHAFEPESKKLDKSGKVFSLEGDYIKVATLRVQQDNETKELDGAIAILPEKDKACADAFSVRQAAEARLNEARTRQRSEGDVIKKVRVII
- the cas6 gene encoding CRISPR system precrRNA processing endoribonuclease RAMP protein Cas6 yields the protein MRNICPHGVPMLYGRFTFASELSAEAVLPPFKGSTFRGAFGVALKRVVCALRRQECPDCLLNSRCVYAFFFESPPPNPFVIEPPLTTQTRFLPGEAFDFTLLLFGRAVEYLPYCVYAFDRMGQTGIGKRVNGRRAGFVLKAVGSGLGGETIYSSQDRRLQGMNFSSELTLPEPPVADIRRITIQLETPLRVKQENHLTADLPFHTLIRAALRRISSLFACYGAGEPNLDYRGMVERAQAVEIVEADLRWLDWERYSNRQETRMLMGGMSGSITYSGELREFLPVLRVCEEVHLGKQTTFGLGKIEIIEDEFQ
- a CDS encoding nucleotidyl transferase AbiEii/AbiGii toxin family protein, with protein sequence MAASVRQRLLDLSRERQIDFNLMLTRYGLERFLYRLGRSEYRDRFILKGAMLFPVWGMPSYRQTRDIDLLGFGENDIETIVGTIRAVCLTDVEDDGIHFGPASVQAEDIRDQMEYGGVRVRINADLDGARIHVQVDIGFGDAVTPDTAFADFPTLLDLPAPHLRVYPRETVVAEKFQAMVQLGIANSRMKDFHDLWTIGRMFDFDGTTLTSAIAKTFERRNTFIPFDMPLALTAEFSGDAQKLRQWRAFLNRAGLRGDVSLAEAVTFIVAFVMPPVRAVALGESFNKSWPPGGPWQEVL
- the cas10 gene encoding type III-A CRISPR-associated protein Cas10/Csm1 — translated: MNIYKIAIAAFLHDIGKFAERAGAAFNVSPDFISGNMDLYQPHFQEQYTHKHALYTAAFIDHIEKLLPREFNRDEWGLGDSFINLAAGHHKPETPLQWVIAMADRVSSGFDRDEFENYNKEKSDKGIAFRDYKKTRLLTIFEGISPDGNWKEDNLESYRFRYPLRELSPENIFPVDDPEYRKLDGEQASKEYEELFFNFIASLEKLEHRRNIPLWFEHFDSLFMIYASHIPAATVGKVVPDVSLYDHSRTTAALASAIYLYHLHSNSLEVGKITDYDNKKFLIVTGDFYGIQNFIFSEGGSTNKASAKLLRGRSFAVSLLSELAADMLCRQIGLTFISVVLNAAGKFTVIAPNTEKTKDGIKGVEDKINDWLVSRFFGESAFGLSYVEASCNDFTSKKFGELLERLAKTSEEKKFNKIDLEKYGGAVHGYLDRFNNNLSSKLCPFCHKRPSSPEAENDKLLSDKGSACKVCRDHIYIGTRLVRTSRIAVTTIDAEIPGPKLLDPLFGDYQVSLNVDGKLDKLAEKGVLLKYWDISLPQNGRIAKDITAKFVNGYVPKYEQEDNHDERLLVGPKREETIMELIEAVRPGEETPKTFLHIAKKALNHTDKPGRFTGIEALGILKADVDNLGLVFACGLRHNSLSRLATLSRQMNHFFCIFLPYALSTKDEFRDIYTIFAGGDDLFLVGPWNRIVDFSSYLNSSFRSYVCGNDQVTISAGMSVNRPGEPVPSIADKSEAALGKSKRNGRDSVTLFGEPVKWAQFQELNGVKEAIEAWMDRPIINNAMLFRLNAFSNLAKQEKYLLSLKEGIDIEEWNCLKWRATFKYTLARNVGKNLKGNERTEAMKEVEKAVDWFAQYGGAMKIPVWQVIYNRR
- a CDS encoding exonuclease SbcCD subunit D C-terminal domain-containing protein, translating into MKLLHTSDWHIGRALYGRKRYEELETFLNWLAGLMEDENIDVLLVAGDVFDNSTPSNHAQALYYRFLYRVAAVPNRHVVVTAGNHDSPSFLNAPRELLQFLNIHVVGCASDSPEDELLVLAGLDHEPQLIVCAIPYLRDRDIRTAEAGESIEDKERKIIEGIRAHYHMVYEAAEQKRSTLKKPVPIIAMGHLFTAGGQTIDGDGVRELYIGSLLKVKTDVFPEHIDYLALGHLHIPQTVGGSDFIRYSGSPLPIGFGEAEQEKSVVLVEFSGNAPNVTTIPVPRFQELKTLQGDWPAIARNIEELKSGGSNAWLEIVYEGDEIAGSLRERLDEAIEGTGIEILRVKNNRVLERAMSGMDVDETLDDLDATDVFKRCLESHEVPEDQRQELLSAYQEIIASLHDEDALAE